AGACTTGGCCGATTTAGACGTCTTGGCTGCTTTGGATCTTGCCTTCTTGGCAGGCTTGGTGACTTTCCGGGCGGCCATGGACGGATCCTCCGAATATCAATGTTGGCGGCACGGGCGTATCGGTGCCGGCGATGGAATGATGATCGGGTCGATAAAGCCGAAATCCAAATGCTCGCGCCAAGATTGTATCACGGGCGGAGTGAAGCGAGAATAGCTGGCGGTCTCGATTTGTTGCGATGCAGGGGCAGCGTCACCCGATCCGGTTCAGGCTATTGCGGATCGTCGAGAAAATGCCGCCGATGTCCTTGCGCAAGGCATCGAGCGCGTTGAAATTGTCGAACACGCGGGCGAGGCGGTCTTCGACCTCGCGCTTGCTTTTGGTCAGCGCATCGACGCGCGAGGCGAGGGTGACGTCGCCGTTCGCCTCGATCTCGCCGACGGTCCTGGCGAGGAGATCGCGGGTGGTGCCGACCTCCGCGATCAGGGCTTCGATGCCGAACACGGGCGCCTTCAACGGGACGAGGTCGGCCTGCGATTTCGACAGCTCCGCCTTGAAGGCGTTCAGTGTCGCCAACGTCTCGTGCAGAGCGCCGAGGCGCTGGCGCGACTGCAGGACGAACTCGTTCAGCGCGTTCTGGCGCTCAGTGAGGGTCTTGCCGTCGGCATCCGTCTCGACATCGGCGAGCGATCGTTCGAGCTGGGCCTGGCGCTGGCCGAGCTCCTCGAAGTCGAACCTGATGGCCTTCAAGATGTTGAAGCCGTCGTCGATGCGGGCGAGGCGCTGCTCAATCTCGATCTTGTTCTTCGACAGCGTCTCGACGCGGGTGGGCAGCGGCGTCCCGTCGCCGGTCTCGAGCTCGTCGATGGTCTTGGCCAGGCGGTCATGGCTGAGGCTGAGCTCGCTGATCAGCGCGTTGATGCCGGCGTCGCTCGACCGCAGAGGCACAAGCTCGGCGTGGGATTTGGCGAGGTCTTCCTTGTGCTGGTTGAGGGTCGCGAACGTCTCCTGCACCGCGCTCACCCGCCCCAGAAGCGCCGCCACGTCGCGCGCGATGTCCCTCTGCCGGTCAGCGAGGTTGTTCTTGCGGTCGTCGGTCTCGAGGTCGTGCAGGGAGCGTTCGAGCTGGTTCTGACGGTCGCGGATTTCGGTGAAGACCGGCTCGACCGCGCGGCGCTGGTCGGCGACCTTGCCGACCATCTCACGCAACGCCTGTTGGCGGCGGCGGATTTCGGCCAGCTGGTCGTGCATGTCGGTGGATTCGTTGCGGCCCTGCTGAAGCAGCGCGCGCTGCTCGGTCTCACCCAGCTTGTCGTGGAGCGCGGAGACGGCCTCCCTCGGGTCGCTCTCGATCAGGTGCTGGACGGTGGCGTCGAGATGGTTTTGCAGGGCGTGGGCGACGACGACGTCCTCGCGGGTCTTCTTGAGGCGATCACGCAGCGTGTCGAGGCGCCTGTCCTGGCGCGAGAGCCGCCAGGTGGTGGCTCCGATCAGCGCCAGCGCGATCGTCCCGATGGTGCCGGTCGCGATGCGCTGCGGCATGGGAAGCGCCGCGAACGAGGCGGGCAGGTGGGCGATGTCGTAACCAAATGCCTGCTGGGCGAGAAACGCGATGGCGGCCAGCAGCACAACCCAGGCAACCAGGAAAAACAGCCACATCGTGAGTCCTCACGCCGGCACACATTTTCGCCATGATTGCTATTGGAGCGCGGAACCGAGCGCAAGGGGCGCGGTGGCTTGTGGGGCCGTTTCGGGCGGCGTGATCCACGGCTGGTTGGGTTGGCCGAACGGCGGAGGTGGGCGAGATGCCGGGTTTTCCCCAGGGGGCAGGTTCGTAGACCGCATGAGCGCAGCGACATGCGGGATGCTGCGACAAAGGCTACCCGGATGTCGCTGCGCTCATCCGGGCTACGGGACCGACTTGCAGCTACAGCCGAAACTCGTTGGTGAGCTCGCCGATGCCGTCGATTGCCACCGTGACAATATTGACCGGCTCCTTCATCACGCCGACGCCGACTGAGGTGCCGACGGCGATGAGGTCGCCGGGGAGCAGGGTCATGTCGTGCGAGATCCTGGAGACCAGCACCTCGGCGCCGAAGATCATGTCCGAGATCGGATAGTTCTGCCGCTCGGCGCCGTTGAGGATGGTGCGGACGGTCAGCTTGGCCGGATCGAGACCGGTCGCGATGACCGGGCCGAACGGGCCGTAATCGTCGATGCCCTTGGCGCGGGCCCATTGCGGGAAGGTGGGATCGCTGGTCAGGATGTCGTTGGCGGTGATGTCGTTGACGCAGGTGTAGCCGAAGATGCAGCCGTGTGCTTCGGCCGGCGACACGCGGGCGCAGGTCTTGCCGATGACGATGCCGAGTTCGCCTTCATAGGTGGTCTTGCCGTCGTAATAAGAGGGCCTGCGGATCACGGCGCCCGGCGTCGTGATGCTCGTGGTGGCCTTGAGCAGATAGAGCGGCTCCGGCGGCTCGGGCTGGTTCAGCTTGGCCGCGAGCGCATGAAAATTATTCCAGAGCGCGACGATCTTGCTGGGCGCGCAGGGCGCGAGCAACTCGACCTCAGACAGCGCCAGAATCTTGCTGGTGGCGGCGTTGCGGCCGAACATCTCGCCCTCGTGCACACTGATGCCCGACGAGGTCAGCGTGCCGAAGCCGGTCGCGCCATTGTTCCGGAAGCGCAGCCATTGCTTCATCTCGCTCGCCATCATGCCACCGCCAGTGCGCGGGGATCGCTGGGTGCCGAGACGCCGTCATAGAGCCCGGCAATGCGGGCGCGCTGGGTCACCATCGCCAGCACGGAGTCGAGCGCGGGCGTGGCGATGCCGGTGAGGCGGCCCATCTCCTGCACCACGGTGACGAGCGGGTCGATCTCCATCGGGCGGCCGCGCTCGAGGTCCTGCAGCATCGAGGTCTTGTGCGCGCCGACCTTGCGGGCGCCTTCGATGCGGCGCTCGACGTCGACGCGGAACTTGACGCCGAAGGTCTCGGCGATCGCCTGCGTTTCCATCATGATCGCGCGCGACAGCGCGCGCGTGGACGGATCGGTGCAGATCACGTCGAGCGTCGCATGGGTCAGCGCGCTGATCGGGTTGAAGCAGACGTTGCCCCAGAGCTTGAGCCAGATCTCGTCGCGGATGCGGTCGAGCACCGGCGCCTTCAGCCCGGCTGCGACGAACAAATCGGCGAGGCGCTGCACATCGGGCGTGATCTCGCCGGAGGGCTCGCCGAGCGGGAAGTTGTTGCCGTAGACGTGGCGGATCACGCCGGGCGCCTCGATCTCGGTGGCGGGATAGACGATGCAGCCGATGGCGCGCTCGGCGCCGATCTCGCGCCATTGCCGCCCGCCGGGGTCGATGCTCTCCAGCGTCGAATTCTCGTATGGGCCGCCGTGCTTGTAGAAATACCAATAGGGGATGCCGTTGACGGCGGTGACGATGCGGGTGTGGGGCCCGAGCAGCGGCCGCATCCTCTCGATCACGCCGGTGATCGAATGCGCCTTCAGCGTGATGACGATGTAATCCTGCACGCCGAGCTCAGCGGGATCGTCGGTGCAGCGCGGATGTACGGTGTGCGTCTCCTCGCCGGCGAGCAGCGTCAGGCCGCGCTCGCGCATGGCGGCAAGATGCGCGCCGCGCGCGATGAGGCTGACATCGGCGCCGGCGCGCGCAAGCTGAACCCCGAG
The sequence above is drawn from the Bradyrhizobium amphicarpaeae genome and encodes:
- a CDS encoding fumarylacetoacetate hydrolase family protein is translated as MMASEMKQWLRFRNNGATGFGTLTSSGISVHEGEMFGRNAATSKILALSEVELLAPCAPSKIVALWNNFHALAAKLNQPEPPEPLYLLKATTSITTPGAVIRRPSYYDGKTTYEGELGIVIGKTCARVSPAEAHGCIFGYTCVNDITANDILTSDPTFPQWARAKGIDDYGPFGPVIATGLDPAKLTVRTILNGAERQNYPISDMIFGAEVLVSRISHDMTLLPGDLIAVGTSVGVGVMKEPVNIVTVAIDGIGELTNEFRL
- a CDS encoding 2-dehydropantoate 2-reductase, yielding MKICIYGAGAIGGYLGVQLARAGADVSLIARGAHLAAMRERGLTLLAGEETHTVHPRCTDDPAELGVQDYIVITLKAHSITGVIERMRPLLGPHTRIVTAVNGIPYWYFYKHGGPYENSTLESIDPGGRQWREIGAERAIGCIVYPATEIEAPGVIRHVYGNNFPLGEPSGEITPDVQRLADLFVAAGLKAPVLDRIRDEIWLKLWGNVCFNPISALTHATLDVICTDPSTRALSRAIMMETQAIAETFGVKFRVDVERRIEGARKVGAHKTSMLQDLERGRPMEIDPLVTVVQEMGRLTGIATPALDSVLAMVTQRARIAGLYDGVSAPSDPRALAVA